One stretch of Bombus affinis isolate iyBomAffi1 chromosome 4, iyBomAffi1.2, whole genome shotgun sequence DNA includes these proteins:
- the LOC126915694 gene encoding uncharacterized protein LOC126915694 isoform X2 has protein sequence MAKGKLRGSDSNNKLTTSNATFKNGETYTSEFEINEIPPSARTLLTKGYIQDEINSYSGATVSTRGRFMTEQEKLRCPNERPLYLYIQGHAKHNVDLAIQKINEIIKTEHQSSLNRPSRFTNAPPPLMSLHSGVTSVEKICVGIENAPEGFDLRGRIIGAGGANLLYIRGETGANITLRGRGSQFIDPVLGTESPEPLHLYIEHPKPEALQNAKQLAINLIQTMQSELQSYIQQQPPPVQSQQVIEQSQMPQTQFQTMNIGTLGQPNVVTIQHQDIIQHPQSSVVTLPATILTATVTGAPGSGITVPPPGVHIPPHSGPLVPPPQTQEIQTFMPPPPVGQVQLIGPPSTVSQVQYQIHPGQPLQIQGIQPGSQSSPQPVAQMYVMSQPPPQSPAQQNFITSSSASVNGAVSYVYTQPNVQRPSTPPQGIIEAVNVNLQQPPPATPINITQQPPPPLLHLHFPPPNFPPNQPPPPVPQTYQIQYQQVQAAASQSQTQFVLQPGEHIVPPQLQQNHEQSQAVAQHMLPPQFEGHAPQFHLQVPPPSTQTFLVPNAQSPQHPQQHPLPPGGEVQHQQEGPVDQGPQPQPVPPPQIVPPPAAQMSNSMNVLTSIPPPTQAPSSQNAPWLYQAQQPQQMMQSQGQLQVQMPPANIPLHNVPPPQVQAQIQYHAQHMQYQNGHIPPQVHYTVQPPPQQFEQKPDSPEQKSHGVKRRFSDVETNSEASPYQCGPLPAQRHGTGQSLVPLTIPWRHQVLLTFQKYPWLCIREGDRQQQVLHGPSQAAAGLPHGDRNKLLMPPPHPGNEQNPIGDSINMHPGSGPPLPPSLPPQAPWQTHHIRVPWGRPPPMPRDGEHQGVCPTLPPTNMPPPQIRPRGHIEGNRSPIQNAILEHPLNVEYNQMPPYTTKPPPYNSHPLMQSICNPPPPPPPHHQQRPQHPPQNVQHYQVPISQTYQPPTSCPPWMN, from the exons ACATGCAAAACATAATGTAGATT TGGCTAtacaaaaaattaatgaaattattaaaacagAACATCAAAGTTCTTTAAATAGGCCAAGTAGATTTACTAATGCACCGCCACCTCTTATGAGTTTACATTCCGGAGTTACATCTGTG GAAAAAATCTGTGTTGGGATAGAAAATGCTCCAGAAGGATTTGATTTAAGAGGCAGAATTATAGGTGCAGGTGGAGCAAATCTATTATACATTAGGGGTGAAACAGGTGCAAATATAACTTTAAGGGGTAGAGGGTCGCAATTCATTGATCCTGTTTTAGGCACTGAATCTCCAGAACCACTGCATTTGTATATAGA GCATCCAAAGCCAGAAGCATTACAAAATGCAAAACAGTTAGCAATTAATTTAATTCAGACAATGCAATCGGAATTACAATCATATATACAGCAGCAACCACCACCAGTACAATCACAGCAAGTTATAGAACAGTCGCAAATGCCACAAA CACAATTTCAAACCATGAACATTGGTACTTTGGGACAGCCTAATGTTGTTACTATACAACATCAAG ATATTATACAACACCCACAAAGTAGTGTAGTAACATTGCCAGCAACCATTCTCACTGCTACAGTGACTGGTGCACCAGGCTCTGGTATAACAGTTCCTCCACCTGGAGTACACATTCCACCCCATTCTGGACCATTGGTACCACCACCACAAACTCAG GAAATACAAACATTTATGCCACCTCCACCAGTTGGACAAGTGCAATTAATTGGTCCTCCATCAACAGTCAGTCAAGTGCAATATCAAATTCATCCTGGGCAACCGCTACAAATTCAAGGGATTCAACCTGGATCACAATCATCACCGCAACCTGTAGCCCAAATGTATGTTATGAGTCAACCACCACCACAGAGTCCAGCTCAACAAAACTTCATTACAAGTAGTAGTGCGTCAGTTAATGGTGCGGTTTCTTATGTTTATACACAACCAAATGTACAAAGGCCTTCCACACCGCCACAAGGGATAATCGAAGCTGTTAACGTGAATTTACAACAGCCACCTCCAGCAACTCCAATTAACATAACTCAACAACCACCTCCACCGTTATTACACCTTCATTTTCCTCCGCCAAATTTCCCGCCAAATCAACCACCACCTCCAGTACCACAAACTTACCAAATACAATATCAGCAGGTGCAAGCAGCTGCATCACAATCTCAAACACAGTTTGTGTTACAACCTGGGGAGCATATTGTTCCACCACAGTTGCAGCAAAATCATGAACAATCTCAAGCTGTGGCTCAGCATATGTTACCACCACAATTTGAAGGTCATGCTCCCCAATTTCATTTACAAGTACCTCCTCCGTCTACGCAAACATTTTTGGTCCCCAATGCTCAATCGCCCCAACATCCTCAACAACATCCTCTTCCTCCTGGAGGTGAGGTTCAACATCAACAAGAAGGACCAGTGGATCAAGGGCCACAGCCACAACCGGTACCACCTCCACAAATTGTACCACCGCCTGCTGCTCAAATGTCGAACTCCATGAATGTTCTTACTAGTATTCCACCGCCGACACAAGCACCTTCTTCACAAAATGCTCCATGGCTATATCAAGCACAACAACCGCAACAAATGATGCAATCACAGGGTCAACTACAG GTTCAGATGCCACCCGCAAATATACCTCTACACAATGTACCTCCACCGCAAGTTCAAGCACAGATACAGTACCATGCACAGCATATGCAATATCAGAATGGTCATATACCCCCTCAAGTACATTATACAGTTCAACCACCACCTCAACAGTTTGAGCAAAAGCCTGATTCCCCAGAACAAAAGTCTCATGGTGTAAAAAGAAGATTTTCAGACGTTGAAACAAATTCG GAAGCATCACCTTATCAGTGTGGTCCTCTACCTGCTCAGCGTCATGGAACAGG ACAAAGTTTGGTACCATTAACTATTCCCTGGAGACACCAGGTGCTTTTAACATTTCAGAAATATCCATGGCTGTGCATCAG AGAAGGTGATCGACAGCAACAAGTCTTACATGGTCCATCACAAGCAGCTGCAGGCCTTCCTCATGGAGATCGAAACAAGCTGCTAATGCCACCTCCACATCCAG GAAATGAGCAAAATCCGATCGGAGATTCGATAAACATGCATCCTGGAAGTGGACCACCTCTGCCTCCTTCACTTCCACCACAGGCACCGTGGCAAACACATCATATTAGAGTTCCATGGGGCAGACCACCACCAATGCCAAGGGATGGAGAGCATCAAGGAGTGTGTCCTACATTACCTCCCACAAATATGCCACCACCACAAATTAGACCCAGAG GACACATTGAAGGTAATCGTTCGCCTATACAAAATGCGATATTGGAGCATCCGTTGAATGTTGAGTATAATCAAATGCCACCGTATACGACAAAACCTCCTCCTTACAATTCACACCCATTGATGCAATCCATTTGCAATCCACCGCCACCACCACCGCCGCATCATCAGCAGCGACCGCAACATCCTCCTCAAAATGTGCAGCATTATCAGGTGCCAATTTCACAGACATATCAACCACCGACTTCCTGTCCACCGTGGATGAATTAA
- the LOC126915694 gene encoding uncharacterized protein LOC126915694 isoform X6, whose amino-acid sequence MAKGKLRGSDSNNKLTTSNATFKNGETYTSEFEINEIPPSARTLLTKGYIQDEINSYSGATVSTRGRFMTEQEKLRCPNERPLYLYIQGHAKHNVDLAIQKINEIIKTEHQSSLNRPSRFTNAPPPLMSLHSGVTSVEKICVGIENAPEGFDLRGRIIGAGGANLLYIRGETGANITLRGRGSQFIDPVLGTESPEPLHLYIEHPKPEALQNAKQLAINLIQTMQSELQSYIQQQPPPVQSQQVIEQSQMPQMTGAPGSGITVPPPGVHIPPHSGPLVPPPQTQEIQTFMPPPPVGQVQLIGPPSTVSQVQYQIHPGQPLQIQGIQPGSQSSPQPVAQMYVMSQPPPQSPAQQNFITSSSASVNGAVSYVYTQPNVQRPSTPPQGIIEAVNVNLQQPPPATPINITQQPPPPLLHLHFPPPNFPPNQPPPPVPQTYQIQYQQVQAAASQSQTQFVLQPGEHIVPPQLQQNHEQSQAVAQHMLPPQFEGHAPQFHLQVPPPSTQTFLVPNAQSPQHPQQHPLPPGGEVQHQQEGPVDQGPQPQPVPPPQIVPPPAAQMSNSMNVLTSIPPPTQAPSSQNAPWLYQAQQPQQMMQSQGQLQVQMPPANIPLHNVPPPQVQAQIQYHAQHMQYQNGHIPPQVHYTVQPPPQQFEQKPDSPEQKSHGVKRRFSDVETNSEASPYQCGPLPAQRHGTGQSLVPLTIPWRHQVLLTFQKYPWLCIREGDRQQQVLHGPSQAAAGLPHGDRNKLLMPPPHPGEKRSLDQKTAGINTGNEQNPIGDSINMHPGSGPPLPPSLPPQAPWQTHHIRVPWGRPPPMPRDGEHQGVCPTLPPTNMPPPQIRPRGHIEGNRSPIQNAILEHPLNVEYNQMPPYTTKPPPYNSHPLMQSICNPPPPPPPHHQQRPQHPPQNVQHYQVPISQTYQPPTSCPPWMN is encoded by the exons ACATGCAAAACATAATGTAGATT TGGCTAtacaaaaaattaatgaaattattaaaacagAACATCAAAGTTCTTTAAATAGGCCAAGTAGATTTACTAATGCACCGCCACCTCTTATGAGTTTACATTCCGGAGTTACATCTGTG GAAAAAATCTGTGTTGGGATAGAAAATGCTCCAGAAGGATTTGATTTAAGAGGCAGAATTATAGGTGCAGGTGGAGCAAATCTATTATACATTAGGGGTGAAACAGGTGCAAATATAACTTTAAGGGGTAGAGGGTCGCAATTCATTGATCCTGTTTTAGGCACTGAATCTCCAGAACCACTGCATTTGTATATAGA GCATCCAAAGCCAGAAGCATTACAAAATGCAAAACAGTTAGCAATTAATTTAATTCAGACAATGCAATCGGAATTACAATCATATATACAGCAGCAACCACCACCAGTACAATCACAGCAAGTTATAGAACAGTCGCAAATGCCACAAA TGACTGGTGCACCAGGCTCTGGTATAACAGTTCCTCCACCTGGAGTACACATTCCACCCCATTCTGGACCATTGGTACCACCACCACAAACTCAG GAAATACAAACATTTATGCCACCTCCACCAGTTGGACAAGTGCAATTAATTGGTCCTCCATCAACAGTCAGTCAAGTGCAATATCAAATTCATCCTGGGCAACCGCTACAAATTCAAGGGATTCAACCTGGATCACAATCATCACCGCAACCTGTAGCCCAAATGTATGTTATGAGTCAACCACCACCACAGAGTCCAGCTCAACAAAACTTCATTACAAGTAGTAGTGCGTCAGTTAATGGTGCGGTTTCTTATGTTTATACACAACCAAATGTACAAAGGCCTTCCACACCGCCACAAGGGATAATCGAAGCTGTTAACGTGAATTTACAACAGCCACCTCCAGCAACTCCAATTAACATAACTCAACAACCACCTCCACCGTTATTACACCTTCATTTTCCTCCGCCAAATTTCCCGCCAAATCAACCACCACCTCCAGTACCACAAACTTACCAAATACAATATCAGCAGGTGCAAGCAGCTGCATCACAATCTCAAACACAGTTTGTGTTACAACCTGGGGAGCATATTGTTCCACCACAGTTGCAGCAAAATCATGAACAATCTCAAGCTGTGGCTCAGCATATGTTACCACCACAATTTGAAGGTCATGCTCCCCAATTTCATTTACAAGTACCTCCTCCGTCTACGCAAACATTTTTGGTCCCCAATGCTCAATCGCCCCAACATCCTCAACAACATCCTCTTCCTCCTGGAGGTGAGGTTCAACATCAACAAGAAGGACCAGTGGATCAAGGGCCACAGCCACAACCGGTACCACCTCCACAAATTGTACCACCGCCTGCTGCTCAAATGTCGAACTCCATGAATGTTCTTACTAGTATTCCACCGCCGACACAAGCACCTTCTTCACAAAATGCTCCATGGCTATATCAAGCACAACAACCGCAACAAATGATGCAATCACAGGGTCAACTACAG GTTCAGATGCCACCCGCAAATATACCTCTACACAATGTACCTCCACCGCAAGTTCAAGCACAGATACAGTACCATGCACAGCATATGCAATATCAGAATGGTCATATACCCCCTCAAGTACATTATACAGTTCAACCACCACCTCAACAGTTTGAGCAAAAGCCTGATTCCCCAGAACAAAAGTCTCATGGTGTAAAAAGAAGATTTTCAGACGTTGAAACAAATTCG GAAGCATCACCTTATCAGTGTGGTCCTCTACCTGCTCAGCGTCATGGAACAGG ACAAAGTTTGGTACCATTAACTATTCCCTGGAGACACCAGGTGCTTTTAACATTTCAGAAATATCCATGGCTGTGCATCAG AGAAGGTGATCGACAGCAACAAGTCTTACATGGTCCATCACAAGCAGCTGCAGGCCTTCCTCATGGAGATCGAAACAAGCTGCTAATGCCACCTCCACATCCAG gTGAGAAACGCAGCTTGGATCAAAAAACTGCAGGCATAAATACAG GAAATGAGCAAAATCCGATCGGAGATTCGATAAACATGCATCCTGGAAGTGGACCACCTCTGCCTCCTTCACTTCCACCACAGGCACCGTGGCAAACACATCATATTAGAGTTCCATGGGGCAGACCACCACCAATGCCAAGGGATGGAGAGCATCAAGGAGTGTGTCCTACATTACCTCCCACAAATATGCCACCACCACAAATTAGACCCAGAG GACACATTGAAGGTAATCGTTCGCCTATACAAAATGCGATATTGGAGCATCCGTTGAATGTTGAGTATAATCAAATGCCACCGTATACGACAAAACCTCCTCCTTACAATTCACACCCATTGATGCAATCCATTTGCAATCCACCGCCACCACCACCGCCGCATCATCAGCAGCGACCGCAACATCCTCCTCAAAATGTGCAGCATTATCAGGTGCCAATTTCACAGACATATCAACCACCGACTTCCTGTCCACCGTGGATGAATTAA